In Tsuneonella sp. CC-YZS046, the genomic window TGTCCCTGTAAACAACTCCGGCACCGGCTCCAGATAGCGCCGGACATAGCGCGCCGCGTTGGGCACATGTTTTTCGCCAAGCCGCGCATGCCGGCTTTCATACAACTTTCTGAATTCTTCTCGCGTTAGGTCAGTACTTCTTTTAAGAAAGAAAACTATCTTTATCATTACAAGCATCCCCATATAATATTATAAATTTATGCACTTCCATTCTGGAAGAATCATATTATCTTTTCAGAAGATATATTTTACCCGAGGGCGGAATGCGGAAACTTGATCATATTGCGATTTTCGTGGACGAACTTGATGCTGGCATCGCGTTCTATCGCGGCCTGCTCGGCGGCGAACCGGTGATCGCCGTTGTGCCTGAGTTGGGCATCACCTGCGCATTCTTCGTTGCCGGGGATGGCCCCGCCATCGAATTGGTCACTTTCTCGGGCAAAGGGGAATTGAATCACGGCGATGTCGTGATTGCCATCGAGGTCGTCGACCTCGACCGCGCGATCGGCGAATATCGCGCCCTGGGAATGAAGGTTTACGATCAGGTCCCCACCGAGAACCTGCCCTTGCGTCGTGGCTGGATCACGAAGAAGGGCGGTCACGGCACCATCATCGAATTGTGCCAGGCTGGCGAGATCGCACGTTTCATCGAGAGCAAGCGCGCCGGCACTCACGCGTGATGCTCGATCTTGTGAATGGATTTGGTTTCGGTAAGCGCGATCCTGCCGGACACGGCATCTTCGCATAATTTAAATTTGCGAAGTTTGCCCGTATCGGTGACGGGAAACTCGCTGACGAAGCCCCACAGGCTCGGCGCCTTGTAGGACATCAGGTTCTGCCGCGCGAATTCGCGCAGCTCGGCAGGGTCGGGCGACGCGCCATCGGCCGGAATGACGATCGCCGCCACCTGCTCCCCCCAGTACGGATCGGGGATGCCGATGACCGCCACGGCGGAAACCGCCGGATGTTCCGAGAGAACGGCTTCCACTTCACGCGGATAGACGTTCTCGCCGCCGCGAATGATCATCTCCTTGATCCGGCCGGTGATCGTGACATAGCCTTCCCCATCCATCCTCGCGAGATCGCCCGAACGCAGCCAGCCATCCGGGCGCAGGGTCCTGGCGGTTTCTTCCGGCTGGCCGAAATAGCCCAGCATGTTCTGGAAACCGCGGACCCAGATCTCACCCTCCTCGCCCAGGGGCACGGCCTCGCCGCTTTCCGGGTCGGCGATCATCACGTCCATATGCGGAATGGGCTGGCCGATCGTGGCGGTCTGCCGCTCCAGCGCGTCGTCCCGCTGGGTGGAGATGCTGACGCCATGCATCTCGGTCTGCCCGTAGACATTGCAGATCGTCGCGCCGAGTTCCCCCTTGATCCGCATGACCAGTTGCCCTTCCACCACCGAAGCGCCGGAAATGAGATTGGTGAGCGAGGAAAGGTCGTATTCCTTGCGTTTCGGATGCGCCAGGATCGCCTCGATCATGGTCGGCACCAGCAGCGAGTATGTGCCCCGCTCGCGCTCCACCAGCCGCATGTAGAGTTCCGGCTCCCAATGCGGCACCACCACATGGGTTGCCCGATGCGCCACGGCCCCGATCCCGGAATGGCCCAGCCCGCCGATGTAGAACATCGGCATCGGGCTTACGAACACGCCGCCATCCTGCAGCCCGCCTCGATGATGGGTCATATGCGCCATGTTCAGCACGCCCTTGTGGTGCAGCACCACGCCCTTGGGCTGGCCGGTCGTGCCCGAGGTAAACAGGGTGAGGCACGGGTCGAGCGGCGCGACCGGGGGCAGCGCAGTGCCATCCGCCCCGCGCGCCACAAAGGCGTCGAACTCTTCCATCGGTATTATCGCGCGCAAGTGCGGCAAATCCTCCCGCATCCGGATAACGGTGTCCAGACAGGGATTTTCGCGAAACCGCCTGACCACGAACAGCCCCACGGCCCCCGACTTTTCGAGAATATGCCGGACTTCCCGCGTCTTGCAGGCCGGATTTATCGTGACCAGGACGATGCCGGCCAGCGAGCATCCGTAAAGCAGGGGTATCCATTCCACGATATTGGGCGCGCACACGGCGACCCGCTCTCCCGGCTCGAACTCGCGCAGCAACGCCCGCGCGGTGCGTTCGGACCACTCCAGCAATTCCGCATAGGTCCAGCGCCGGGCAGGATCGCCTTGCGGCGTCGCTTCCACCAGCGCATCGCGATCCGGCACCGCCCCCGCCGCATCGCGCAGCGCATCGCCAAGCGACCAGTCCAACAGCGGCCAATCCGTCCGGGCGGGCCAATAGGACCGCTGCAAAGGAATCATCGTTTCCGCGCCAGCCTCATTCATCTCCAGCCATCCTCCGCACTTCCATTTCCTCTTTCCTGGCGCACCGTCCCCCGTCAGCCGGGTATGAGCACCGCCCGCCCGCTTATCTCCCCGCCTTCCAGGCGATCGAGCGCGGCCACCGCTTGCTCCAGCGGAAACCGGGTCAGTCTCGGCTCGAGCCGCCCTTCCCGGGCCAGGGCGATGACATCCGCGAGATCCCGATAGGTTCCGCTATAGGGTTTCATCAGAGTGACGCCCCAAGGCAGGCGGACCGTGGAGATATCCGCGGCCTCGAACGGCAGGCTTCCGCCCGTGAGGCCGACGGCCTGGATCGCGCCGAAGGGCGCGATGGTTGCGGCGGCGAGACGCAGGCTCGCATCGCTCCCCACAAAATCGATGACGGCATCCGCCCCGCGCCCGCCGGTCAGCGCCAGAAGACGATCGACGATATCCGCCGCATCGGCCCTCAGCGCGTCATCCGCGCCAGCCGCCACCGCCGCGCGGAGCGCCGCATCGGCAATATCCAGAGCCGCCACCCGCGCCGGGGTCATGGCCTTGAGCATCTGGACGGCGAATTGCCCCAGGCCGCCAAGTCCGATGACGATTGCGAGCGAGCCGGGCGACAGGCGATCGCGCAGCAGCCGGACCGAGTGATAGGGCGCCAGCCCGGCATCCGCCAGAACCGCCGCGAAAGCCGGGTCGAGATCGCCGATCGGCAGGATGGAGCTGGCCGGGACCACGGCATAGTCCGCCATTCCGCCATTCATCGTAACGCCGGGGGTCGGCGGAGGAACGCGCCCAGCCCCATGGCCCTGGCAGTAATTTTCCCGACCCGCCCGGCACTGGGGGCAATTGTGGCAGGCCCAGCAGGGATGGACGACCACCCTGGCGCCGGGCCGCCAGCCGGTCACGCCGCCGCCGATTTCCACGATCTCCCCGGCGATTTCATGACCAAGCGTAGTGCCCGGAGGGGTCGCGAAGGGATGATTGCGGATATGGCAATCCGTCCGGCACACGCCAGCCGCCAATACACGCAGCAATACCTCGCCCTCGCCGGGTTCGGGCCTTGCTATTTCATCCAGCTCCACAATGCCGGGCTCTTTGAGCCTCGCTGCCTTCATCATCCCGCTCCCTCGCGGACCTCAGACTAGTGAACCATCTCCACCACGATCTGAATCAGTTCGACGTAACTCTTTGCCATAAAATAGAAAAACGGCAGGCCAAGCGGTATCGCCGCATAGCCGGCCAGCCCGAAGGAGCCGACCAGCAGCCAGGCCAGCGCGCCGGTCGCGGCGATCGCCACGAACAGGGACCAGAGCCTGCCGAAACGCAGGATCAGCCGGAGCGCGGGAAACCTGTCCACCTCCCACGCCCCCTAGAAATGCTTCTGGATATTGCCGATCATCGACCTGAACTTGCCCGCCGGCGCCGGCTGGTCCTTTCCGGCCTCCAGCGGATTGCCCTTGCAGCCCGATACGCAGGCCTTGTCGAAAGCCATCTGCGCATCGACGTCGTTGTCTTCCTCCAGCTCCGTGCCGCTCTCGGCCAATTCGGCCTTGTAATCGTCCAGCCCGATCAGCGCCGCACCCAGGGCGCCCGCGATCTGGGGCGTCTCCGGCAAGGCGATGGGAAGCCCGAGCGCCTTCTCGATATAGTGCACGGCGGCCTTGTTCCGCGCCACTCCCCCGGTCATCACGACCGGGCCTTTCTTGCCGACGCGATTGACCAGACCCAGCGTGCGGGTCGCGATCGACTGGTGGACCGCGCCCAGCACGTTCTCCTTGGAATGCCCTTCGGCCCTGAGGGAAATCACTTCCGTTTCGGCGAAGGTCGCGCACATGCTGGAAATCTTCAGCTCTTCCTCCGCGCGCAAGGCGATATCGCCCATATCCTCCAGCTCGATTTCCATCGCGCGCGCCAGCACTTCCAGGAATTTCCCGGTCCCGGCGGCGCAGCGGTCGTTCATGGCGAACTGGGCGACCAGACCGTTGGAATCGACCGAAATGGTCTTGCTGTCCTGGCCGCCGATGTCGATCACCAGCCGGGCATCGGGCACCATCGCCACCGCGCCGCGCGCGTGGCAGGTGATCTCCGTGAAATTGCGATCGGCGATGTCCAGCATGCGGCGACCATATC contains:
- a CDS encoding VOC family protein codes for the protein MRKLDHIAIFVDELDAGIAFYRGLLGGEPVIAVVPELGITCAFFVAGDGPAIELVTFSGKGELNHGDVVIAIEVVDLDRAIGEYRALGMKVYDQVPTENLPLRRGWITKKGGHGTIIELCQAGEIARFIESKRAGTHA
- a CDS encoding class I adenylate-forming enzyme family protein; protein product: MNEAGAETMIPLQRSYWPARTDWPLLDWSLGDALRDAAGAVPDRDALVEATPQGDPARRWTYAELLEWSERTARALLREFEPGERVAVCAPNIVEWIPLLYGCSLAGIVLVTINPACKTREVRHILEKSGAVGLFVVRRFRENPCLDTVIRMREDLPHLRAIIPMEEFDAFVARGADGTALPPVAPLDPCLTLFTSGTTGQPKGVVLHHKGVLNMAHMTHHRGGLQDGGVFVSPMPMFYIGGLGHSGIGAVAHRATHVVVPHWEPELYMRLVERERGTYSLLVPTMIEAILAHPKRKEYDLSSLTNLISGASVVEGQLVMRIKGELGATICNVYGQTEMHGVSISTQRDDALERQTATIGQPIPHMDVMIADPESGEAVPLGEEGEIWVRGFQNMLGYFGQPEETARTLRPDGWLRSGDLARMDGEGYVTITGRIKEMIIRGGENVYPREVEAVLSEHPAVSAVAVIGIPDPYWGEQVAAIVIPADGASPDPAELREFARQNLMSYKAPSLWGFVSEFPVTDTGKLRKFKLCEDAVSGRIALTETKSIHKIEHHA
- a CDS encoding alcohol dehydrogenase catalytic domain-containing protein, whose protein sequence is MMKAARLKEPGIVELDEIARPEPGEGEVLLRVLAAGVCRTDCHIRNHPFATPPGTTLGHEIAGEIVEIGGGVTGWRPGARVVVHPCWACHNCPQCRAGRENYCQGHGAGRVPPPTPGVTMNGGMADYAVVPASSILPIGDLDPAFAAVLADAGLAPYHSVRLLRDRLSPGSLAIVIGLGGLGQFAVQMLKAMTPARVAALDIADAALRAAVAAGADDALRADAADIVDRLLALTGGRGADAVIDFVGSDASLRLAAATIAPFGAIQAVGLTGGSLPFEAADISTVRLPWGVTLMKPYSGTYRDLADVIALAREGRLEPRLTRFPLEQAVAALDRLEGGEISGRAVLIPG
- a CDS encoding acyl-CoA dehydratase activase; this encodes MKKHVMGIDFGSTTAKAVIVDMGGNIVASAVSHMGAVSDAAVHQAVQSVLDQAGLKQEDMGRCVSTGYGRRMLDIADRNFTEITCHARGAVAMVPDARLVIDIGGQDSKTISVDSNGLVAQFAMNDRCAAGTGKFLEVLARAMEIELEDMGDIALRAEEELKISSMCATFAETEVISLRAEGHSKENVLGAVHQSIATRTLGLVNRVGKKGPVVMTGGVARNKAAVHYIEKALGLPIALPETPQIAGALGAALIGLDDYKAELAESGTELEEDNDVDAQMAFDKACVSGCKGNPLEAGKDQPAPAGKFRSMIGNIQKHF